The DNA region TattgtggggattttttttatatatatcagCTTCAACTCTTTTGAAATATAACTCTATCAATATGAcataagaaaagaaatcatttaCAGCCATTTTACATTGACCATGAGTGCAAATATTCCTGATGATAATATGCATCACATTCACACATCACTGTATAACAGAATATGCAAAcagttaaaacacacacacactgctttGTGAAAGTCAAGATTAGGTGCTtcctttaacaaaataaaagtttaacgGCTTCGCTTATGCGTATTATAAACTACCAATAGATGCAGAAATGACTCATTTGCATGTgtgaaagcaagaaaaaagaGGAATGGCTTCATGAAGAGGTGGAGCTTCCTCACTTTCTGACGCCTCGCTGCCATAAGTCACAGCTTGTAAACACTTCTAGCTGCTAGCGCCGTTTGGTTCTTATTGGGTCGAGCTTTCTGCTTTCATCGTGTAAGAGACTTCTTGTTCTGTAACATTAAGGTGTTACTGAATGCGCTGCATCTGTTCCTATAACAAACTTTCAatagttaaaaagaaaacaatttcttaCTGATTTGTTTGATATATTTCATTACAAAGCAAGACTTAAACTTCAGGTTAAGTTCTTAGCAATAAGAAGATTAAAATACAAGGAATACTTCCAATCCTAAAAGACCAACTAAATCCTAAATTAAACATAATCTTGTTGAGTTCTCAATTATTTAAACCTTAGTTGTTAAAAGAACTAATAAAGTgcagttttttatgttaaaaacacacttttggGATTAAAACTTCATCTATGGAAAATTACAAAGCCTTGAAAAACTATTCATATCCGTCGTCATATTAGAACCACAAActatcaacacaaagtagtctCAAGCCATTAAgtggaaggatttttttttttccgcgTTTGCTTTTAGCCACCACGAGGTAGGTATATTCTGGGTGAGGTGCACCACTCAAAGCATGTAGGTTTCTGCATGTAggtcaaaaactttaaagttgcTGTCATCTAACCAGAGCACCGCCTTTCACATGTTTACTGCTTTACCTTATGATGCCATAAAGTTCTGCAGAAACCTGCTAATGGCCAATTTATTGCATGAGCTGGAGCAGAGACATGTCTCATCTATGGAGGACAGTGGGCCATGAGAACCAGGACAACTATCCTGCATGTCAGCATCAAGCTATATTTGCCAGGAGAGACTCTTCCACCTGAGCTCTGCATATCTACAACTCCTCTAGTGTTACTGTGGGCCTTTTAGTTGCATCTCTAATTAATACTCTCCTTACCCAGGTTTAGCTGGACAGCCAGTGTTTGGTGGATTTGCAGTTGTCTAATACTCTTTCTATTTTTGATGTATTGATCAGTGCTGGGTGAAATGTTCAAAGCTTAGGATATTGTTTTTACAGCCTACTCCTACTTCAAACTTCTCCAGAACTTCCTCCTTGACCACATGAACTGCACACATTTGAACTCTATTTACTATGAGGCATGGCCAACAGAAACAGCAGATCTAATCCCGTCGGCTCCTTTGTTCacgaaacaaaagaaaaaagaataaaagctgttAAGCGGGCGACCCACGCCAGAACCGCGTGCACGGTAAAGAGCTCAGGCGGGGTTCACTCGACCCCTCTCAGAACTGCGGGAGGGTTCAAACTCCACTTACTCATTTTTAGCTAGCTTCACCGCATGTTCACAtttagctcacagaaaaagcaCCAAGCcgccaaacaaacaaaagtaaactaaTAACTTTTAGGCTTTGACGTGCCCACTCCCACAGACTCACGCAGATGTGCGCTACATAGaagatgttttgacacaaacaaccttttttttccacaattttgttTATAGTAAAGTGGATGATAAAATACcaatgaatatatattttcttttcttaaaggAAAATCCCAAGGTACGCACAGTGCGTTCAGCTGCAGGTGCTACTGCATGTCACAATTTTTATATCTgctattaaatattttgaagacTATGCATAAttccacttcacagttttgCACCTCAAACCCAAAGGCCCTGGAGCGATTCTCAGCTGGGGTTTGTGGGTTTGTTCTTTTGTACCTGTACAGTAGTTTTTCCCAGAACTGCCTCCTCCCCATCTGACTGACTCACGCACAGCACCATCATCTTCTGTGCGCCGTCCACCTGGAAGGACAGCTCCTGTTCGAGACAAAACAGAGGCTGTCAGCGCTGGCACAAACCGCTATTTTAGTCTTCAGCTCTGACCGTCTGCTGGATTTACTGTACTCGTAAAGTTTAAAGCTTGCTGGTTCTCAGGTCTAGGGCTGTATACACACCTGGTCCCAGAGCGGGTTGAGGCTGCGGACTGACGAATGTGTCTGGGCTTGTTTATCGTAAAACTCGTAACCAtccacctccacacacacataaacacctGGAACAGAAGCAGAACCGTCATCATCGCTCACAGACTGTACTGGGTTATAAATTTCTCCTAAAATCTCTTTGTACATCCTGGGTGTTCAAAGTGAGGCTGGAGGGCCATTTGCACCACTTGGAATGGTACAAACACGGCCCGACAGAACCAGCAGTGGATGCAGATGGAAACCTACAAATTTAATAGTATAATGGAAAATGCCACCACgattttgtcttttaatagACATGTGTttcttgctttcattttaattaaataacacaTTGGCGATTAAATGTCAATCAACTTTCAGTCTGAAACAGACTTGAGGCCCCGAATCATGAATATTGatcaaaaaacccaaaacaaacagaacagttCATTCAAGAAGAGTTTGAAAATTagatatctttaaaaaaaagtaaaaaacaaaagtgagacGCTGTAGTTTTGTGATCTGCAATAATTTACAGATTATTTATCACAAGTAATTAGAGAactgttttcttaaaatatcaCATGTTTTGTTAATTGGTGagcagataaaaaagaaaactataaaattATATCGGGTtttgatctgaaatgttttttttctttccgtAGGTACTTTTGACCAACTAggccaaatgtttggacaccactgacaCACACAGTTCAGATACACACACTACCGCCATGTTATGAGGATTTCAGGGCCTCAATTATCTGATCAGGCCATTCGCATTCAGAGGGAAATAGTTGTACATTAAATAACTTCAGTGAATTTCAATATGGCAAACTGGgtgcaaaagttttaatttattgtgtagTTTCTTTAATCCATACACGGTCAGaatgagaaaacatgaacataaTTGTTCGCACAGGACAACTGATCCCAAACACAGAgaattgaaaaaaatcattaggCTCTCAGAACCTCAAACCATCAAATTTCTTTGCACCATGCTTAAAAGTTCAATTTAAACGTTTGAAACCAGCAAAATCAGATTTGGGTTGAGCTCCACCAATTTGATAGAGAAGAGTAATAAAATATCCAGCTTTAATCATGCCAGGGTGTTCTTGATGGCAACAGAAGATGGTCTCCTTTGCTTGTATGTCTGTGAAGTGGACATTTCAAATGCAAGTGGGGGTGTTAGTATATATTTGAGCCAGTTTGCATACATTACTGCTAATAAAATCCACAGCAAATTGACATTTGTGTGACGGTTTTTGAAGTTGGTTCTTGTATAAATGATTTCACCTCAGAAAGAGAGCAGATCAGCTGGTGAGAGGTGCAAAACCCGAAATATATTTAATCCTCATATAGCCATTTAAATGTCAAGATACATACAAGCTGGTTCCTGCAGGCCAGAAGCTGAATGGATCGCCACACTGACAGTCCCACATAACGACTTCTCATCTTCTGCTGGTGAGATACAGAGACAACGGATTAGGCCAGTCATCGAACGCAACACTAATCCAGGACAGACTTCTAGAGCTCTCGAATCGAGATGTGGGAAATGTTGCTGTGCAGGACGAGGAGGTGAAAGCAGTGAGGATATCTGGTTTTAGACACAGGATATGATTCTGTGGCAGAGGGAAAAATAGGCTTGTGGTGAGAGAAGGTGTTTGTACCGGCGACAGAGCTGTGTAGATGTGGCTGCTGCGTCATTCTCAGTTTCACACAGGCACAGGTGAGCGTGAGCAGGTCTGGAGGGATGGTTTCAATGTCTGACAAACGACACAAAAGATCCAATCAGCTCACAGAACTGATGATAATAGAAAGTCAGTTAAACTCTAGtgattcatcaaaaaaaaaaaaaaaattataatctgCTCATTTTAAGCGTTTCCCCCATGATTTAACTGGGATTTCTTTACCTGTGCCTcaaaatgacacttttagtTGAAGTGGGAACAAACTAAGAATTTCCAAAGAAACTACTTGTAGTAGAAATGTAATTGaggtaaagtaaaaaaaacaaacatataattTCTTTCTTACTATATGTATGTATTTGACACAAACACGGTTGGATAAATCAGTTTCTCACGTGTATATtaggctttttattttaacaggacTTAAATTAAGTTTATCATTGGCACGaggtgaaaacatttgaaagcttTAAGCTTTAGGTTGCTATAACACCTAATATGGTTGTGAGAATTGAACTGAGATCCCTGAACTGAGATCACACTGACTGCACACAACTACAAATAAAGTACTGACTCTTTGTGGTCACTCCACATAACCtcatttctaataaataaacaaatgatggGTTTTTATAGAAGGGCGGTAGAAGCCACAGCATGGCACAGGAAAGCTTAAAAACACAGAACCTAATTATTGAAAAGTAATCCTAGGAAGCCAAAACTCTGCACTGCTGAATAACAAAGTGGAAGGATTTTTATTACCTTTTTATTATATcagttacactgtaaaacacaatCTGTCTTAAAATCTGACGCTGCACGACAAGAAAATGCTTACAAATGGTGCCTTAAAACAGGCTTTATAGCtcccaaatgttttcacattatgttcacaaacttcaatgtattttacttggAAAGGGAaacatagttttcttttttaagtggGACATGATTTTATATTTAGCCACCCTTCCTGGAGTGCGTCTTTGGTTTTGAAGAAGTGACATAAATTTTCTCCCATCTCACCCAATAAAAAAAGCTCAAGCTGAgttacaaatgttaaaaaaaaaagtaaaaacatttttaaaggcgACTTGGACATGCGAGACGGCCGATCACTCTCCGAACTTTTAAGGTATATCGTCGAGCAAGTGTCGTTTGACGTAAAACGAGATCAACACTGTGCTTTAGCTCCATGGTTACTTCCTGCCCTAGATACCTCACTGATGCGTAGCGTGACCTATAGTTTGATAAAGCTATGTATCAGTATCTAAGCACAACTTAGCATCAGTTAGCAACTTTAAATACTAAATGGCTACATTGAAGTTCGTGGCTGAAACGTGGAAAACATGCCAACAGGTCACAGAGGATGATCATACAGGCTCAAGACTTTCTAGATTTTTCTGTATGCACTCAAGCATCAGTGATTGTAATCATGTGTTGAATGTAAGCTGTGAACTCACTTCCTCTGGTGAGTTTGTGGATGTTGTCTCTCCACTCTTCCAGGTCATACAGAGAGGGGAAGAACAAAGTGTGACTCTGTGGTGACAGAAACACAGATCCTTACATAGATCTTGTTCGTTATGAATTAGGACTGTACgggtaataaaaacattaccaaacttgtgtgtgtgtgtgttttttgtacCTTGCCACTGGGGCTGTGAAGGTCCAGTCTGTAAACTGGGGAGTGTGTGAGAAGCAGCAGCTCCATTTGTTCCAGTTTCTTCCTGTTGCGAGCTGTCCAAGTCAGGCCTCTGGCGCCCTTCTTCATACAGAGAAATGTTGATGTTTAACTATTCGCTTTGACAAAAAcagacctttttaaaaaataataatgaaataataataattttaaaaaaggttttcataacACGCACCGGattttgctgcagctgctgccgcaGGAGGAACATCTTGGTCCTCAGGTTGAGCAGGCGGACGGTGGTATCAGGAGGCTGTTCGTGATCTGCCACCCAGCGGAGCCTGAGTCCCGCCAGAGGCAGGTACCAGCTGAACCTGTACTGGTCCTGCTTCCTGGAACCGACACAAGCACTGGTTTTCAAGGTTTCACAGTCATCACGTTCCTGTGGCGACCGCAGCCGCTTAACTGGGATGAGAGGCCCTGCGGCGCGCGTCGACCACGTTTCCCCACAAAGCAGCTGGTGTGCTCAGGTGCGGAGCTCACCCTCTGCCTGCGTGTTTGAATCTGGTGCACAGCAGGAGGTCGGTGTAGAGGAAGAAGTGACGCAGGCTGCGGACGCCGTCGCTCGCATCCACCACGAAGCCGTCGCGCATCAGCTGTCGCCTCTGGCgggggaggaaaaagaaaacgcGCTCAAATCTGAGGAGCGTTTTCGTCCCGACAAGTCTCGCCTGTCCGCTGCGATCGTGTTTGATCTGCTCCGAGTTCGGCTCtgcagagctaagatcctgcaGGACTCACCATGCCGTGAGTGAGCGTCACCTCCCGTTTGCTCTGTGAACTCTCGTTGACACCAGACAGGAAGCTTTGAGACAGCCTGAGAGCTTCTTGTAAGGCTGCGTAGTCTTTGTGCTCCACCGGCGTCGTCTTCAGGAGATCCTGCCAAACCGCAGACCGAGGTTCTTCAGTCAACATCAAAGCGGAGCTGAACAGAGGTTTTGTTTCACATCGACACAGGGGGTCCCTACGTCTGGTTCAGTTCGcagtttgatcattttctaAAATAGTTAAGCTAAATTAACAgtttgcaaaatgtatttttttatttctatcctCTAAaaccttcctttcttcctcaaCTGCGCCCTACATTGGTTCCCTATTTacctttccttttttatgtcCTTCCtatacttttttccccttttttcatcctttgttttccatcttttctcattttcttccttccttcttctaatttttttccacaatttgcCATATGATTTAGATTGCAAAACCAACATAAAGCAAATGAAACGTGTAGAAACCCTGAAGGTGGGCTCTCATAATATCCCAAGGTTTTCTCACCCGCAGCACTAGTGTGGTCTTAGTTATTCTATCCAAAGGCTTATAGAGcagagctgtaaaaaaaaagagagagtgaAAACTTCAACTAAACACTCCCAGGCTTGGATGTGTCCAATAGGAATAAATATCTACTCTTCTTACCTTCCAGAGTGTATGCCGTCCGAGCTTTATAGGCACCGTTAATGTACAAGGTCTGGAAAAGACAACAGGTgaagtgacacacacacacacacacacacacgcacacgcacacacacacacacacacacacacacacacaaaaacttaaaagttCCCCTCTGGAGTTACAAGGCCTTCTGTACCTCAGCAAGAGTCCGAAATAGAGGATTCGCTTGTGTGCACTTCCTGACCACTTCCAACGCTTTCTCGTAGTTTTCGATGAATCCTCCGTACAGCCCGAGATGGTTTacctggaagaaaaagaaaagaaaaaaaaaacacgaggTGGTCGGTAGTGGTCCGTGAACTTCCTCGGGTGCGAAGCGAACCCTGGTTTGCCGTTGTTTCGACTGGCTTTTGTTGGGCCTTGAAAACGTGTTGTTACTTTCACAATTTTGCCCCATCAAAGCACAAACTTCAGCtgattttattggaatttcatGTGACCGATGCAAACGGGGAACAGTTTTAAACACTAAACATGCCATCTTCATGACGACACGtattggcagcatcatgccaaATACACTAAAaccctggaagaaaacctgttggaacCTAAAAAAAGACTTCTAGCACTAAACATGAAGCTAGAGCTTCACTGGAGTAAGTTAGAGCAAAAGGACAGTCATGTGTTGCAGCCATAGATACAACACATGGCTATCTTGACACTATCTAGTGTCAACACATGACACTTCAAGTCTGTGTCGAGACTTGAAGCGTATGCAGCACCCAGAGCAGGAGCAAACGTACCAGTTTCAGAAACAGGTCTCCCATCTCCagctcagagctgctgcaggacgGCACGTCCTGACCGGAGCTGCTCTCCGGCGGCGTGTGAGCGCCGAGTCTGGCCTTCAGGCCGGAGTAAAAACTCTGGTGAACATCTCTGAGCTCCGGGATCTGGTAGAACACCGTCTGCACCTGCTGACTGGAGAGCACCGGCTGGGACGTCCCGGCCGAGGCCCGCAGAGCCTTCATGGGCTGCGGAGAGAGGTGTTGcgaaaattcaaattaaaaaataaaaaaaagctgagttCAATAATGCTAAAGGTCAACTGCTGGAGAAAATAACGCACTGGGGTGAAGGgcataaaagtgaaaaaggacaaaatgggTCTGAAGGTGTGAACAACTCGCAGACAAGCGACTggagagcacacacacacacacctgtgtgtgtttggggttcAGAGTTCAGTTCTCACATCGCAGTATAATGCGACATGTTTTCACGGTGATAGCGAAGTCACATGACTAATGCAGGCAAACTGCTGAGCAAAACCACCAGCATTCACCTTCtcacaagacattttatttcactttatttcacacacagaaaatgttttctctttattaaGTGCATTATGCCAAATGGGGAACGGCAGTGGCTGCCGTTAatagcagagaaaaaaaagagaaaagaaattggCCTTGAATGCATCTTGCTCTAATTGTTGCCCCATCATTTCCTGTCTGAAAGGGGAAATACGCTGCTGGTGTCCAGCTTAGTGTTCATGCTGTGGGAGTTCCTTATCAGAGGTCTGAATGACGCACAGCTGAAGATTGGATTGGGCTTGTGTTGATGTTGAACTTCTCGGGATGTTCACTTTGCTCTGAACATGCTAGATCAAATGTTTTGGACTGAATGCAAAACAGCAGGTCTGACAGGAAgctagagctgctgctgctgctgctgctgctgctgctgctgctgctgcatctgcATGTGTTGGAAGGAGCTGCTTACGTTGTCCTAGGCTAAGCAAAGATTTGCTTATTTGTGagatgaaactttttaaatttacgAGTCCGTCTGTGTTCCCACGCTCACCTGTGCATAAAGGATTTGCATGGGAGAGAAACAGCATCAAGTGAACATCTGGGTGTCTAAACTCATCCTTTGAGAAATCTAGTGGACACAACTCCAAACGCTGTCTAACAGTTTTTATTGCTACTTTAGTTGGTGTAACTCATCATCCTGGAAGGTTTTCAGTTTGAACAACCTGTCCGGAGTTAAGGTGGGTTGCAAAAGTACTGACACTGTTTCTAGAGTAGGAGTGAACCGACTGCTGTTATTGGCCAATCACCGATATTCGAAAAAAGATTTTCACGAATACCGATTCACAACTGACACTTTTTTCATAACTGACCTTTACTGTTATAACGCCGCAATATGCGACCGACAGATAGatgtacggtggccgacaggtgcaaatgcgcagcaaaagagaaaacatgcaaacaaaaaagaagacacccccgaatgaaatgcagcaaacaaaaagagagacgcaaacacccccgaatgaaatgcagcaaataaaaagagagacgcaaacacccccgaatgaaatgcagcaaacaaaaagtgttgaaaacggaagtgctccagaccactagggggagtcaaagaaaatagtattcatttctatgggaccagatgcaagattcttcttcttcttcttcttcttcttcttcttcttggtatttattggcggttggcaacaaacttacagtagcattaccgccacttaccagtatggagtgtggttcgagatggtctataaactttcactttctaccttttccctccattaactcctgattaaacatacccccacacatacacacctgcttatattatccaacttgcttataactttatatacccctctttgatattctttacacactcacgcccaacttgctctactcatatcctatgaaatagctttgtttttttaagataccgaataattatttgaatatgtctactcccgaaatctctcctcaaaaattctattaaattaaacctttctttaatacctacacactctctcagcatgcatcttctctcttcttcatacttacaacactctaaaataacatgctctattgtttcagacttctcacaataatcacactttccagatgcaagattcagagagatacctttactttctttcaaatttctttctctgaatcttgcatctggtcccatagaaatgaatactattttctttgactccccctagtggtctggagcacttccgttttcaacactttttgtttgctgcatttcattcgggggtgtttgcgtctctctttttgtttgctgcatttcattcgggggtgtttgcgtctctctttttgtttgctgcatttcattcgggggtgtcttcttttttgtttgcatgttttctcttttgctgcgcatttgcacctgtcggccaccgtataGATGGGTAgattttattgcaaacaaaaaaaacactattaataaaaataaaaaaataaaaaagtacataaaaaaagGTCCCTAACCATTCAGGATGGAGCCACATCAATGTCTCCACAGTACAGATGAGCATCTTACTGCTCTATATTTAACGTTAGTCAAAAACAGGGTAGTTCCATTATTAGACTCGTTTAAACGGCAAATGAATTCATACTAAAGCTTTCTTAAACGGCCATCAAAGAGCTGACAGATACAAACAGTTCACTGGCACTGTTCcaatcattatttattaaaaaacactaaacaatGCCTGTGAAACAAACACAAGCTTGTTTTAGCCTTACAGTAAGACACCGCTCTCAAgtataaattaaaagtttagaCAAAAGGGACAATGGCTGATCGTTAGACGTTTGCTGAGGAGGACAGGTGTTGGTTTTGCATGTAATTATctaaattaaggaaatcaggaCTTATTGATCAATCGCTTACAGAAAGACttaaatttttctttacaaaaaagcTTAAACTCAGTCTGATTTGATTGATTATATGTGTAAAAATCaatatgttttgatctaaaccgTTCCAGCTCTGCTTTTGTCGCACTTGGCTTCAAGATTTTCTGTCACTTCTTgtaacaaaaacaggaattttgtttgatttgtcaTCTACATGTCTGTGCAGCAGCTAGTAGTGAAATTGCTGTTGCATAATTCTGAATAATGGACGGAAATAAATGTCTTACAGCGGTTCCTCAGGCAGAAAAGATCAAGTCAGCAACAGAATTTTGTGGATGTTGATTTAATTTGTCAATCGAGATCTTAAGTGCTTGGTTTTAGATAGGCGTTGAATGTTTCCGCACCTCCcccgtgttttatttttagataagtCGCATTATCTGAGAACTGCTTcggtttttaagaaaaagggGAACCTTATATACAATGGTTGAACAATCCAGAAAGAGGGAAGCGGCCACATTTGGTGTAATAAGTGACATCTGGCCAAGTGTTGCTCACTGAAATAGGCGTTTGTCTCCGTTTTCAGACACAGCGCAGTCCAAACACGAAATGAAAGATCATCTTCAGCTGCACAAATACATgcatgaattaaataaatgaaggcGGAGGGGACGTTGACTCAGACGGTTAAATTTTCCCGAGTGCGGGAGCAGCTGAACAATAAAAAGGAAGTTATGCAGCAACGAGCAAATTTGGGGAGGAGGAGCTCAAATTGTGCATTAAGGGAAACAAACTTTCATTTGCATGACTTGGCTTAGAGGTAAACAAGAATACACTGCGGTCAGACTGAAAGCAAAGGGTGTGAAATAATGATAGAAACAAGAGTTTGTTGGCGTTACCGCTAGCAGGGCGTCCAGCTCCCTGAGGTACACCTCCTCGCTGTCCAGGATGCCCCTCAGGACCACCAGCCTCTTCTCCAGCATCTCCTCGCGGCTGCATGACGTCTGAGAGCGACGCATGAAATCAGTCAGTAAAATGAAGGTGCTGCTACCAAACGAACTGCGACGCTACCAATGAGGCGGGAGATACCGACAGAAATATAGCTGAGATCTCTCAGGTGAATCACCTCAAAGCAATTTGAATAAGCAAATTCATCAACTTGATTAGAGATCTGGTCAGACGTTTGCATGCGCACATCAATTATGAATTCAAATTGATTTAGGATTCAAGATGATCTATTTGAGGTTTTGTCCAGGGTGAAACGATGATGCAACTTCAAGGATTTCATGCGATTTCTTTGGGTTTAATATAATACATATGTAGATTCTCTAACTGTACCACCCCATGCTAATAATACTTGGTTAAATATTCTTCAGCAATGtgcagaaaaaacacacacttttcatAGCTATCTGATAGATGCTGGCATAATTTTGCATGCAATCCCTGACTTTTAATCATTGACAAAGTTAATATCAGTGCTTGGGATCTTTGTTCCGCTTCAACACTCATCTGTGTCCGACCCAAACTGCCAGCTCCAAGGAGAGAAAGCTGGCTGGGATTTCCAAGAACAGCCCACCTTGGAGGTTCTGGTCTGACATGAACTGCAAGATTTGAAAATCTTGCAGTTCATGGAAACCTCGCGTCACCGACGACTGAGAGGGTGGGACTGCTGCTCCTAAACGACACCGTCAAGTTCCACCGacacacaaagagagagaagtCCAATGTCTGCTGGCGAGCAGGTTTGTGGTCAGATGAGACGTAAATGTATCCATCTAGTGGCAGCGTCATCTGTTGTTGTCGGCTGTTTGCTGATGGCCACAAACACAATAGAGTAGATTTGCAACTCGCTAACAGTCAT from Xiphophorus maculatus strain JP 163 A chromosome 14, X_maculatus-5.0-male, whole genome shotgun sequence includes:
- the LOC102223909 gene encoding active breakpoint cluster region-related protein-like isoform X3, whose protein sequence is MDVYQEALSYLESHHAAAASSSLLIVCVYSAVGTGGEALEDVFHEEAVSCFLSPLSSESIDFPDTLTSCSREEMLEKRLVVLRGILDSEEVYLRELDALLAPMKALRASAGTSQPVLSSQQVQTVFYQIPELRDVHQSFYSGLKARLGAHTPPESSSGQDVPSCSSSELEMGDLFLKLVNHLGLYGGFIENYEKALEVVRKCTQANPLFRTLAETLYINGAYKARTAYTLEALLYKPLDRITKTTLVLRDLLKTTPVEHKDYAALQEALRLSQSFLSGVNESSQSKREVTLTHGMRRQLMRDGFVVDASDGVRSLRHFFLYTDLLLCTRFKHAGRGKQDQYRFSWYLPLAGLRLRWVADHEQPPDTTVRLLNLRTKMFLLRQQLQQNPGARGLTWTARNRKKLEQMELLLLTHSPVYRLDLHSPSGKSHTLFFPSLYDLEEWRDNIHKLTRGNIETIPPDLLTLTCACVKLRMTQQPHLHSSVAAEDEKSLCGTVSVAIHSASGLQEPACVYVCVEVDGYEFYDKQAQTHSSVRSLNPLWDQELSFQVDGAQKMMVLCVSQSDGEEAVLGKTTVQLESSSLSSRWRRQTLQLGQLEVTLSLKYCPHQLEAPGAPIQQPPVFCVPIEKVAQQEGVLVPHVVRCCVEEVERRGMDEVGIYRISGTATDISSLKAVFNTNLREAVTRLRSAEVNTVSGVLKLYFRELPEPLVPPDLFQSLAKTLDIQDMNSRLVSMLSLLQSCPDVNRNTFLYLIHHLQRVAKRQDVNKMTLMNLATVFGPSLLRPPVAGLEHNGVTVDISQEVVIQVQVVFSYLQSNSLPEAQTSLPYGSDTEEETTHM